The Mauremys reevesii isolate NIE-2019 linkage group 7, ASM1616193v1, whole genome shotgun sequence genome includes the window CTgagggcagcggggtgggggtggggtaacAGGGCCGAGCGGCAGCCCCCAACCCCGCTATCCTCGTGCGTCCCACCGCCCCGGCGCCCGCCCGGCTGGGAAGCGGATACCTTGTGCCGGGGCTGAGCAGCTCTCGCCGCCGcgcgctgggggggagggaggcggcGCGCGCGGAGCGGACCGCACGTCAATGGGCGGGTGGGTGCCGCTCCGGGGCGCGCGCCCAGTGCGCGAGACTAGGGAAGGGCCGGGGGCTATTCAGGAATTCACACCGCAGCCGTTAGCGGGAGCCAGCAGCACGCCCGCGGCGACCAGGCGGCGCGCGGGGAAGAGGTGCGCAGACTCCGATTGGCTGACGCAGAAGCGACAGCATCCCTGGAGCCAATCAGAGAACAGGGTGGGGACCTGTCATTTCAGGGCACGCCCGCCCGTGTTTCCCTGCGCTGCCCTGCTGATGTCTCCTCACTAACCGCCGCCCCGGATCGCTCCCAGACCTCACGGTACCCGACCCACTCCGGTGTGACCCGGAAGTACCCGCCGACCCGGAAGTGATCTTTTCGTTTCCACTGACCCGCGGAAGATGGCGGTCCGGTGAGCGCGCCCTGTTCGCGGGGACTTCGAGAGGATGCTGCTGCCGCCGGAGCTCAGCGTCTCGCTGCGTGTGGAGCGGCCCGTGTTGCCCGTCCGGCTCCGCACGCCGCCTCGGGCCCCGTTCTGCTTCTCCCCCAGCCGCCTCCGCTTCCATCGCCAGCACGAGTTCTTTGAGGTAAGGCCCCGGCTGCGACTACAGCTCCCGGCAGCCCTCGCGTGGCCTCTGGCCTGCTACCCGCGGGGCAGGATGGGAAATGCAGTCCCAGCGGAGAGGGTACCTGCGCGCTCGACGGCGCCAGCCGGGACGAAGAGCAGCGAGCGCTGTTCTcagcctcgccccccccccccgggttccTCCGACCCAGTGCCCGCCGGCTGCCCGGCCCGCGAGAGACACCTGCTCTCCAGTGCCGCCAGAGCACAGATCACCAGCTGGACCCAGCCGAGGCTCCCTTTGGCAGTACCGTGTGTTTCGGGCTGACCCGTGAATTCGCGATCCCCGCCGTGACCCCCGTTGTCCTGGAGCTGTTCCTGTGCCCCTACCCGCGCCTCACCTCTGCTCGCTCCTCACGCTGTTCCGCCCGCAGCAGGCAGCCAAAGAGAGGGCTCAAATTTTCCAGACGCCTGGAGCGTCTCACGGCATTGCCAGGAGGGCCCGAGCCGCAGCCAGAATCCCATTCCCCCCAAATCAGGAGCGTTAACACTATGCTCCTGTTGAACGAAGGGAGCGTTTTATGTAATCATGTGACTCAGGACCTGTGGTTTCAGGAAAATTGCCCTAAACTGTGAGACTGGCTGTAAGCCTGTCCTACTGGTGGCAGGAACCAGTCCAGCCCAGCAACCTCCAGGGATGAGTCCTTCATTTGGTCTAGCTGGGGAATGCTGTAGGTTAAATCTTCCTGATCCCCGATGGGCTGGGCACTGTGATGGACAGGGTCTTTAGGCTCTTGGACATGGGTCCTATGTGACCACTCTGCTACAGTCCATGACATAGTTTTATGTAGATCCTCATGTCTCTAGCCCTTTTGGTTGCAAAAAAAGTCTTTTAGTGCAAAGCAAACTGAGGTGAGTCTAAGTCTGCAGACAGGTGTCTGTAGTATCTCTGCTGCTTTTCAGAGCTGTGTAAGTAGCAATGACGGTCAGGAATCCTCTGTGTTGTGCAGCTCTCAGGAAATGtccgagcagcagcagcagcagcagcaaagacaaGCACTAGAGTTCGTCACAGAGGTTGAGGACAAACTTCCAAACCAGTTAGGACCAGGAGCAGAACTGTGCAGACTCATCATCCACCATCACCACCGCTCTTCATCACAGCAGCTAAAAGGCCCTACGTTGTGAGGGTGGAACAGAGAGTTCTTTTCAGCGGCCAGGTTGGGGTGAGACGCACACAAGTGGGCATCAAATATATGAGACTTCTGTTAGCAGATACAAAAACTAGAGCCCTCTAGCAGGGCCAAGGACAACACCCTGGAAGGAGTTACAATCCTCCCCTTTCCCAGCATCTAGGGTGGGTTTGTTGTCTTTCACCTGGATAGTGAGGCCTCTGCCTTTGGTTATAGATTCTGGCACTGTTAACTGAGTTTGTAACTAGTTAATGGCATGACTGGCAGCTCAATGTGTTGCCTAGGCTGGAACATGGCAGTCTCGCTGTAACATTCAGCAGTCTTCTGTCCTCCTAGCTTTCTGTGATATGATGTCTGAAGTGTAGTGTTCTGTTTTAGTGGTGCCTGTCAGGGCACTATATCTGGTGAGgcactgtggggggagggatagctcagtggtttgagcattggcctgccaaacctagggttgtgagttcagtccttgaggaggccacttagggttctggggcaaaaattggtcctgctagtgaaggcagggggctggactcaatgaccttttaaggtcccttccagttctaggagattggtatatctccaattattacctttattacctaactGCTGAGTCTATTCCAGAATGCTCTGATATGCAGCTAGGGCAACATGATGCATGCAGATGTGTAAATGTGATTATAATGGCAGAAAAGAAGTTGTATGGAAACAGATTTACAAGTAAAATGGTTCAAAGTGACTGTGCTTCTTTGAAAGCTGCAGTGGACTgttcccaccccctttttttttaatttaacaagaAGAATTCTGAAACCAGGCCATGATAGCAGCATATTTGTTGCTGTGCTGCCCGATTTAGCCACTTGGAACTTCTCAGCCATGGCACAGAGAGAACTCTTGActcctgctccaaaagcacagcCCCTTTCCACTTCAGCTAAAGAAGAATCCCCTTTGGATGTGTGATCCTTTTCAAACATTATGCCCATGAGTTAGTCTCGGCGACCTTGAGTGTCTCTAGAATTATGTTCTCAGTTGTTAGCAACAAAGCAGCTGATAGTAACAGTAGAGGACACTGGTACATATGTGTACACAAGCCCTGGGGCTCTGTTGAGTATGCCAAGCTGCACTTTTAATCGTGGTCTATAAGCTGGGTTTAGCAAAGTTAGATCAATATATTATGCTTGATCCCGAGTCAAGTTCACAGTAACATGTATTCTCATTCTTAACTCTCTTTTAACAGAGTTACTTGTtgagaataaaaataatttccaATTTGCTTTTTGAACACACATTGCTGTAACATGCtgtcctggtctgcaccctcacttgaaactggccggtttcaaagtgaggaccagcatgtcttccccccaccccaaaatcctagggtaggtctccccttcggctgccaccacccggtcaattccgtgggccgggacacccctgttccccccttgggaacacagatcaattcacagaggaggaaccttccccctcccccctcttccctctctccagcctgctccggagacagaggtgcctggattcaaacgccttgaatctctacacacagggaagcagcccacttccccctccccttcccctgaatttccccaagggaaggaattaaccaagtccaaagaaaagaaaataatttattaagagaacaaaaagaaaatacagaatctctatgaatccaagctgggcactcatagggtataaccttgctaagttctggagagaatcctctctctttctcagtacaaccagtacaagtagaattaagaataatcaataacaaacacacagaattgcaaacataggattattagataaggacacaaagtatctttctaatactcactatcttgactagaagaaattagttcagaaaggtggaacttgtagggacttgattaactcgtctggtctcttgaactccaaacggccaaagacaaagacccccccaaacagagagaaaaagttccctcctaggagtttcaaaatctcttccctgattggtcctcaggtcaggtgcccaccaggtactatgctttaaccctttactaactattcatgacacatGCGTATAATCGCTATTCCCTGTTCCAGGATGGAGACATTCATAGACACTTGTATCTCCAAGATATCCTAACAAATGTTACCGAAGTTACCGAAAGATCCAAGTAAGTGGTGTCGTTCATACAAATTCTGTTGTGGGTCCTGTTAACAAAAATGCATTTGATTGAATTTTGACCCTCCCTCTAACTACCAGTTTGTGGTCCATACTGTCTGTCAGTGTTGTATACATCTGGCTTGGACTGGATTCATTAAGGATAAACAAATGTTGAATAGTTGTGGAGTACTTTCAATCATTCCTAGTACCAGATCAAAGTAAACTGATTCCCCTTTGGTATTTCTTGACAAAGAGAGGTCTCTTGATGGATGGTACaggtttttttgcttgtttgttgcAACTTCAAATAAGCTTTGGCCTCTTTCCTTAAGAGGAATATTTCTCTATACACCAGTTCAAAAACATCAGCATAAGTGATTGGAGTTGAGTCTTATCTGTCTGAGTTATACAGACATGAGACAGGGATGTTTTCAATCTCCTTTATTTTTTGTGCTAATCATGGAAACGGAGAAGGAAGGAAGACATCACAAAGTGCCTTACAGGTGGAAGATGTGATAGTTATTGAACTTGAAGCTTTCCCTATAGTTATTGAAAGAAATTCAGGTGTTGAGGAAGCATTTGGCTTTAAAATGATGTTAAATCTGAAATGTTGGTTATCTCTTTGCCAGATCTGGAGAAATCATCCCTTCAGAAAACATGGGTATAAATGGGCAATGCATTCCCGAAGGAACCAGGGAATTTAAATCTCAGCTAACCTAGAAGATCTGAGTAAATTACATGATAGATCATTACTTCAGTCAGTTAAAAAAGATTTGGAGTTCAGGGGAAAATATGCAGATGTTTGGTCAGGGAAAATAACCTTGTCAAAATGAACCCAAGATTTCCATCTAGTTTCAAAATATTCAGTAGTCATCCCAGAAAAAACTCAAAGGCACCTAGAGAACAAAGTGAGCTATTTCATAGAGATCTACCAGGATTTTGAAATATAAAGCTCATACCTCATACTGCTGCTCAGTATTAATTCATTACATAATTAATTGTAAGTTCAGCTCTGTATGCATGACCCACAGGTTCTAGCTGTGAGTTAGGTAAAAGGAGTTTGAGCCACAAATATGAGTTCCTAATTACAAAATCCTCACAAACTAATTCTGTTGTCTCTCCAGTTTAATAGTGCTCATCTTCTCCTGTGTCGAGTAGATATTAACGAAAACTACCATAATGTAAAGATTTTATTTAGATGTATGCAGAAGAACTGATTCACATGCTCTGGGTGGCCTTGACAAAAActaaaaatacaaatgttttcATCGCTTCCTTCTAGGGTGTCAGAATTCTGTTGTCATATTGTTGGGTGCTGCCAGGTCTTTGATACCTTAGAGGGTTACGAACATCACTACAACACACTGCACAGGAACATGTGCTCTTTCTGCAAACGCTCTTTCCCCTCTGTGCATCTGTTGGATACTCACATCCTGGAGTGGCATGACTCTCTCTTCCAGATAATGGCAGAGAAGCAAAATATGGTGAGTTGCAAGCAAAGATTTCATTGTGTATCCAGCATGTGAGAACATTCTAGtaacacccctcacccccaccccctgcacaatAATCttgcttccccctctcccccaactcatttttaggtcaggacccctacaattacaacactgtgaaatttcagatttaaatagctgaaatcataaaatgtactatttttaaaattctgtgactgtgaaattgaccaaaacggACTGTGTATTTGATACGGTCCTAGTTATAGACAGAGCACAAGACACAAGTTGATTCAtgcaaaaggaaaacaataacATTCTTTTCAGTCTCTAGTTCCTTCTATCTCTAAGCACTACATGTTCTTTATGCCTCAATGTCCAGGGATTTAAGaatgtattatttttgtttttctaatgAAGAAACTGTGGCTCTTTGAGAGGAAGAGACTTTCCCATGGTCATACACAGtgccaggagtagaacccagatctcctgcatGTAGGACTAGCCATCCTCTCTCCTTTGCTTATTGTAAAAATGAGAATAAGTGGATAAACACAAGTGTGTAAGTCTGACTTGAGCTAACTTCTCCCTAGGATAATAGTACCTAAAGGAAAGAAACAAGGAAAATGGGTCTCCTGTCAAACAGGCTCTGTCCTGCATGTGCAGTGCTAAAGTAGTCGGTTTGCCCATCTGTGGAGTTGGAATTGTTAACTGGTTTAATcaacctaagaacataagaacggccgtactgggtcagaccaaaggtccatccagcccagtatcctgtgaaccgacagtgaccaatgccaggtgtcccagagggagtgaacctgacAGGTaacaatcaagtgatctctctcctgccatccatctccaccctctgacatacagaggctagggacaccattccttacccatcctggctaatagccattaatggacttaacctccatgaatttatctagttctcttttaaaccctggtatagtcctagccttcacaacctcctcaggtaaggagttccacaggttgactgtgcgctgtgtgaagaacttccttttatttgttttaaacctgctgcccattaatttcatttggtggcccctagttcttatattatgggaacaagtaaataacttttctttattcactttctccacaccattcatgattttatatacctctatcatatcccaccttaatctccttttttccaagatgaaaagtcctagcctctttaatctctcctcatatgggacctgttccaaacccctaatcattttagttgcccttttctgaactttctatgccagtatatcttttctgagatgaacagaccacatctgtatgcagtattcaagatgtgggtgtaccatggatttatataagggcaataagatattctccatcttattctctatcccttttttaatgactcctaacaccccgttcacttttttgactgccgctgcacactgcgtggaagtcttcagagaactatccacaaggactccaagatctctttcctgattagttgtagctaaattagcccccatcagattgtatgtctagttggggttattttttccaatgtgcattactttacatttatccactaGCTTCCAACTTTGCTAATATCTAAGCATCCTGAGTTCAGACAGCAGATACTTCTCTTTTCTGTCCTCTGTAAACTACACATTTTTGATCGAGGAGGTTTCCTGCTGCCACCATGTGCAGGTACTTGGGGAGCCAGTATTGCACTCTCCAGGATTTTGCCTGATGGGCCTTATTAGTTTGGACTTTACCTCATACACATGCAGTCAAGAAACCATGTGCAAGGGGTGGCagaaaataaacaatattttcctAATACTAGAGATAGAAGTACTTCCTAATACTAGAGATAGAAGTAGTTTCCCAACAAATTAAACTAGTTCCAAATTTTGTGAAACAATCTCAGTGCACCCATGTAACTTGAAGATTGTAATGTGTGAATTATATTGGGTTTCATAGGTTTTTAAGGCTAAAAGGAACCACACAATCATATGGTTttaataacacaggccataaaatatACTACCCCCAGTGGTTCCTGTGGTGGAGGGAATGACATTTCCCTCATGCATAAACAGAAGTTGTAGAGCCCAATAGTTTGTGATTGGACTAAATCACTTTTCAGAGAGGATCCAGTAGATGATGATGATACATCTTTAGTACTGTGTATCAGTATGGAAGTGCCAGGTAGACATCTTGTCTTGCCTTGGAGAAATTCTGTGTGAATAACTCCCATCTTGCTTATACTGCATAAGTTTTAGAATTACCTTTCCCTCTTCTTGCTTTTTAGTATCAGTGTTTGGTAGAAGGCTGTGTGGAGAAGTTCAAGAGCAGCAAAGACCGAAAAGATCACTTAGTCAAAGTACATCTTTATCCTTCTGATTTTCGATTTGATAAACCAAAAAAAGCTAAAAGGTAAGTGCCAAATACACTGCCAAAGCAAGCATTTAtccttctgtgtgctggggacTGGGCCTCAGAAGCAGAGAACACCTGACAATCCAGCAATCTCATGCTTCTCTGGGCTTAGTCAGTAGCACTTCATATTTACACAAGCTAGTGTCAGATTCCAGAGCTCCTGCATTCCCTTCCCGTAATTGCACTAGTTTATTTCTGGCCTCTGGAGTATAAAGAGGTTGTTTACTGAatgcaaaaatgttagagcctaGCATGCGAATTCATGAGCCAAGGAATACTGGCCTTCAGGTCCTTCCAACAGGGGTGACTCACCCACATCACGTGAGTGAAAGGGGTGCTAAAAAGACATTTGCTCACTCCTCATCAGTGAACCAATGAGTCCTCCCCATTCTGCCAAGCCCCTTGCTTCCCTTGCACTCTCCCTGAAGTACAGAGAGCCGAGCTGCAATCTGCAGCACCTGCTCTGCTCCAAAGGGTGCACTCTGTTCCCTTCTCTGCCTGTGTACTTCAGGGAGGTGAGTGAGTGCAGGGCTGAAGGGCAAACAGTCTCTATTGTGGCGTCGgtggcaggaaaaggcctgcCAAGCTGTGTCAAGTGCAGGAATCCATCCCCAGAGTGAGTGCATGGGCCTGGAGAGCCCAACACATGTTCAGGAATCCTATCCCAGGTGGAGGAGGCTGGCAAGTCAACCAGAGGGTACCAGTGACCCTGCACAAGCAAGGGCCAGAGCCATTCCCGCCCAGTTCATGCTATCTGTGGGTTAGGGTGCTGCCCACAGCCATATGATGCCTGTCCCTCACCTCTTCTGCATCACTCTCTATTCTGGTTGAAAAACATGGCAGAACAGAGGCATGCTCCTTTGTTTGGTGCTTGGCTCTCTGTCCTGGCCATGGAGCAGTGGAAGCATTAAGGGAGAGGAGCCAGCCACGAGTGTGCAGCTGAgtctggaggaagaggagagagagagactgctatAGATACTTACATAGGATTCCTTTCAGTGCTACATGAACAGCTGGAGAAGCAAAGTCCTGATTGGCCCCATGCGTAGGCATGCCCATTTCCCAGGTGGCTGTAAGAAGTTATGTAGTAGTGGTATGGATACAGACACACTTACGTGAAGCAATGATGTTACTAATCAACTTTTTCGTCTCTCCCTTAATGTTACCATTCCTATTCCAAGGCTGGGGAACCATGGAGGCTTATTTAGCAATGAAGGGTAATCTCTATCCTTAACAGTTTAGTAAGCACACAGTGGGGCAGAGCCATTGGCTCTTACAGACTGATCTGAGCAGTGACACTAGCAATGGCCAGTGATCTCTCAGGCAATCAAACCCACTCGGTTATCACTAGTTTTCAGTTGAATGGCTTAGAACGTAGAAAGAAAGTGAACTGCTGATTGTAGAAAGTGTCTTTCTTAGCCACGGATCAGGCACCAACATTCTTATCTTTGGAGCATGACTCTGTAAGCAATGGACGGAAGGAAACTCGTTGACCCTGCTCAGCCAGATGAACCCAGTTATGCTTTATGGGCATAAGAAGGAAGCTTGTGGTGAAGCCCATGTACTGTAATGCAGTAGTTCCGACTCTCCACTCTGCAGACCCCCTTGTAAGAGAGCTCCTCCTGTGAGCCAGCTTCCCTCTAGCACTACAGTGCTCTGCTTGCTTGAATATTTTACAGGCCACCCAGAGTGACCAAGGACACTTGCTGCCATCTGCTAGCCCCCCTCTGACTCTCCTGAGCCTGTTTTACTTAATTTGTTTTGTAGCCTCCTGGTCAAATGACCTTGGGCCCTTGAGCCTAAGCTGACTAGGAGGCAGTTGGCAGCTCCTGAAAGGAGAGTTTTGTTTCTGCAGCAGCACCAAGCACAGTAAGCCTCCCTCTAAGCTGGATGTGAGCATGCCAATGGATGTGAATGTGGAGACTTTCGAGCAGTCGCAAGTGGATTCCATGGAAATCTGTCCAAGTGAGAGCGTGGAGAATCCCACCCAGCCTGTGAGTGGCCCAATTTCATCACTGCAGGAGAAAAAGCTCTATAAATCCAGGTCTGTTTTCCTTTATGTAAATTCCTTGCAGCAGGGATCAGGTCTTCATATGTGCTGGGGCAGTACCTAGCGCAATAGAGCCATGACCTTAACTGGGGCTTTGGATGCTCTTGTGATGTATTTTAAAGTAATACCTTTAAGTGCTCATCCCAAGTGAGGGCTGAGCCTTCTAAATACACATTTATGCACAAAgcttagcacttctgaaaagttaaCATCATTTTTAATTGATGTTTGCAAAGAGTTTgaagaaaaaaagcaaattcTTGGTGTTTGTTTGCAGTTTACTAGGATTAAACTGCTGTTTCTGTACTTAACAGGTGGCAGCAGCAAATGACTGCTTTGTGCATTGATAGTGATTCATTTCTTTGATTCTTGCGGTCACAACTGAGAATCTTTGCAGTAACAGAGAAGTGTAATGAATGAGAAGCACACACTCACCCAAGGAAATGCCCTCAAATTCACCTTTTTTAAATAATCAGCCAGCCTGGGGGACCCAGAAGGGGTGCAGTCTTCTCTTGAGTCTTTCTTAGGATCCAGTTAAAGCAAGTAGATTTGATTGTGTGCAGCACCTCCAGCAGGTGAGGTGAGGTTGTGCAAAGGTTGCTCCAAATTCTGGGCTGCTCTGTGGATTGAAACTGCCATCAGTATAGTTAGAGCAGCCTCTGGTTAACTGTGACTTGCAAAGGGCAGTGTAGAGTCAATTGTGGTTCCTGTACAGCTCTTGTATGCTACTGCAGCAATGCACAGGGGCCAGGATGGGGGTCAAAACCTATCCCTATATAggtattcttttctttaaaatctgAAGTTCCTTATATGTATTGTTAggctgtcaaactattaaaaaaattaatcacaattaattgccaTTTTAATCACACTTGTAAACAATAATAGagtaccaatttaaatgtattatgagtattttttgatgtttttctacattttcaaatatattgatttcagttacaatgcagaatacaatgctcactttatataattatttttattacaaatattttgcaaGTCGAAGCATGACAGGGCataagaatgtttagcatatttggccgataaataccttgcaacgctgacTGCAAcagccatgtgaatgcctgttctcactttcaagtgacattgtaaataagtagcgggcagcattatctcctgtaaatataaacaaacttgtttgtcttagtgattggctgaacaagaagtaggactgagtggacttgtaggtgctataaagttttacattgttttgtttttgactgcagtaatgttaaaaaaaaaaattctacatttgtaagttgcactttcatgatagagattgtactacagtacttgtattaggtgaattgataAATacgatttctttcttttttacagtgcaaatatttgtaataaagatataaagtgagcactgtacattttgtattctgtgcaattgaaattaatatatttgaaaatgtagaaaaacatccaaactatttataataaatttaaattggtattctattatcgtttaacagtgtgattaaaactgcagttaatcacagttaattttttaatTGGGTTAATTTGTTTTGATGTAATCACTTGAATTAAcagtgattaattgacagccctaattgttAGTAACACCTGAGGCTTTTAACTCAAAAATAATTCTAGGGATCTAATTAACTTGTCAGCATTTCTGCtgttttattatttgcattttctCTCAAACCTAATCTAGTCACTTTCTCTTAACAACAATTCCCCACCAGTTCTGCTAAGCTGGCATTAGGACTGGTGGGAGCCGTAGTATAGACGAGGCTCTACTGGCCAGGCACATTTTTACCATATTGACCGTTAATATGGTGAAAAAAGTTCAAATGAGATGGTGGAAAAATGGCTCTAGCTGCAGGAGACTTGCTTACACAAGGGCTAACAGTGGTCCAGAAAAACAGGGTGAATAGTTTTGTAAAATTACCTAACTTGGCTCAGGCCTCAGTCCCAGGCTTCAAGCCTTGCCTACCCATAATAATGGTAAAAATTTCAAAGCCCACAAAAGGATATTGCACCCATTTAGCTATATTGCTTTCTAAACCAATGAAGTTAAATCAGTGTAACTTTGTTGTGTAGACAGGGCCTAGTCACAGACTTTTCAGTCTCCTTTAAGATACAAATGTATAACTTAAACTTCACTTTACCAAAAAGTTGAATGGGGGCAAGTAGTGGTTTTCCAAGTTCTGCCCACAAAATAAGGTCCTTCTGCTTCAGATGCTAAAATAAGACACTGCTCACGTTAAACTgcagattttcaaaaaatgatCATGTGTGTTCTGCTGGGCTTGACTCCCCCTTGGTGAGGCTTGCCCTGCTAGCCTCTTGGGGTTGGCTCCTTGATTTAGGAAGAGGGAGGAATAAGAGGAAGTATCCTCCAGGTGTAACACACATGGTGCCAAAATGAGCTGttactcttaggcctggtctacactaaggagggggggtcgaactagagtacgcaagttcagctacgcgaatagcgtagctgaactcgaagtaccctagtttgactgacttacccgtccagacgcggcggggtcgaacgccgcagctccaaggtcgactccgccaccgccgttcgcggtggtggagttccagagtcgaccggagcgcgcggggagttcgaactatcgcgtcttgattagacgcgatagttcgaactccgagaagtcgaactcaccgcgtcgacccgcgcagtgagtatggacctgcccttagtgGCTTGTGCAGATCTTCATAATGatat containing:
- the ZNF511 gene encoding zinc finger protein 511 isoform X1, whose amino-acid sequence is MLLPPELSVSLRVERPVLPVRLRTPPRAPFCFSPSRLRFHRQHEFFEDGDIHRHLYLQDILTNVTEVTERSKVSEFCCHIVGCCQVFDTLEGYEHHYNTLHRNMCSFCKRSFPSVHLLDTHILEWHDSLFQIMAEKQNMYQCLVEGCVEKFKSSKDRKDHLVKVHLYPSDFRFDKPKKAKSSTKHSKPPSKLDVSMPMDVNVETFEQSQVDSMEICPSESVENPTQPVSGPISSLQEKKLYKSRIPSTICFGQGASRGFKSMKKKV
- the ZNF511 gene encoding zinc finger protein 511 isoform X3 codes for the protein MLLPPELSVSLRVERPVLPVRLRTPPRAPFCFSPSRLRFHRQHEFFEDGDIHRHLYLQDILTNVTEVTERSKVSEFCCHIVGCCQVFDTLEGYEHHYNTLHRNMCSFCKRSFPSVHLLDTHILEWHDSLFQIMAEKQNMYQCLVEGCVEKFKSSKDRKDHLVKVHLYPSDFRFDKPKKAKSSTKHSKPPSKLDVSMPMDVNVETFEQSQVDSMEICPSESVENPTQPNPINYLLRAGRQPRI
- the ZNF511 gene encoding zinc finger protein 511 isoform X2; translation: MLLPPELSVSLRVERPVLPVRLRTPPRAPFCFSPSRLRFHRQHEFFEDGDIHRHLYLQDILTNVTEVTERSKVSEFCCHIVGCCQVFDTLEGYEHHYNTLHRNMCSFCKRSFPSVHLLDTHILEWHDSLFQIMAEKQNMYQCLVEGCVEKFKSSKDRKDHLVKVHLYPSDFRFDKPKKAKSTKHSKPPSKLDVSMPMDVNVETFEQSQVDSMEICPSESVENPTQPVSGPISSLQEKKLYKSRIPSTICFGQGASRGFKSMKKKV